The following are encoded together in the Variovorax sp. PBS-H4 genome:
- a CDS encoding ABC transporter permease, translating to MESYALLLGSTLSAGTVLAIAALGLLINEKAGIVNLGAEGMMLCAAIAGFATVVTTHNTWLGFAAGMAAGALLAAFFGVLVIWLNTNQYATGLALSLFGVGFSAFAGINFVQAKLPESTNYALPLLGDIPLLGPALFRHHPMVYFAVVLTVGLIWFLYRTRAGLVLRSVGESPESSHALGYPVRRIRFMAVIAGGALCGLSGAYLSTVYTPLWVEGMVAGRGWIALALTTFATWRPVRVLLGAYLFGGVSMLGFHLQSTGVNVPSQFLSMLQYIAPIVVLALISRNPAFIRVNMPASIGKPFYPGS from the coding sequence ATGGAATCCTACGCACTCCTCCTGGGTTCCACGCTCAGCGCCGGCACCGTGCTGGCCATCGCGGCACTGGGCCTGCTGATCAACGAGAAGGCCGGCATCGTCAACCTCGGTGCCGAGGGCATGATGCTGTGCGCCGCGATCGCCGGCTTCGCCACCGTCGTGACCACGCACAACACCTGGCTCGGCTTCGCGGCCGGCATGGCGGCCGGGGCGCTGCTGGCGGCCTTCTTCGGCGTGCTGGTGATCTGGCTCAACACCAACCAGTACGCGACCGGACTGGCGCTGAGCCTCTTCGGCGTCGGCTTCTCGGCCTTCGCGGGCATCAACTTCGTGCAGGCCAAGCTGCCCGAGAGCACCAACTACGCGCTGCCCCTGCTGGGAGACATCCCGCTGCTCGGGCCGGCGCTGTTCCGCCATCACCCGATGGTGTATTTCGCGGTGGTGCTGACCGTCGGGCTGATCTGGTTCCTGTACCGCACGCGCGCCGGGCTGGTGCTGCGCTCGGTGGGTGAGTCGCCCGAGTCCTCGCATGCATTGGGTTATCCGGTGCGGCGCATCCGCTTCATGGCGGTGATTGCGGGCGGCGCGCTGTGCGGGTTGTCGGGCGCGTATCTCTCGACCGTCTACACGCCGCTGTGGGTCGAAGGCATGGTGGCGGGGCGTGGCTGGATCGCGCTGGCGCTGACCACCTTCGCCACCTGGCGCCCGGTGCGGGTGCTGCTGGGCGCCTACCTGTTCGGCGGGGTGTCGATGCTTGGCTTTCACCTCCAGAGTACCGGTGTCAACGTGCCCAGCCAGTTCCTCAGCATGCTGCAGTACATCGCGCCGATCGTGGTGCTGGCGCTGATCTCGCGCAACCCGGCCTTCATCCGCGTGAACATGCCGGCTTCGATCGGAAAACCCTTCTACCCCGGCTCATAA